The following nucleotide sequence is from Oncorhynchus kisutch isolate 150728-3 linkage group LG29, Okis_V2, whole genome shotgun sequence.
gtccccacaagaatagttaaacacgtccatgGGGGCCGCCATCTTTATGCACCTCCACTATTCATAAAAAGTGCTAAAACATTAGCTAATGAAGATgatctcctaaacctgtgtttaccacagacttTATTTTTGGCATTTATAGAAACACCCTTCAAAAACGAAATTCCTAAATTGCCCAACGAACCATGGCGGGTTAGTGCCCACAAAAAGACTtcattactattgctctctatagTAATGCTTTTTAAGCAGTGGGTTCCAATGTCAATCATCAGTTACCCCTGTGTGTGTATAGTTTCAATTTCTGGCAGGTTTAATTGATCTGGGTGGAAGGAGTTAACTGGTTATGTTTTCCTTTTATCTACTGCCTGTCCTTGACCTTGAGCTATGCATGCCATTGGTCCAAAGACAAATTTATATTTTTGTAAGTTACCCAGTCCAAACTCTAACTCTTTTTATTTTTGATTCCCACTGCCAACTAATTCTTGTTTtagtatctctttctctctcagatcTCCCACCCTTTCTAGCTCTGTTTCTATCGTTCTATCTTCAGGTTTTCATGCCCTGTGCATCACAGCTGTGCTGTTGACATTGCCACTATGGCTGGGGATGCCCCTGGGGTATCTCTTTGAGCTGTTGTTGCCCCTGGCAGTGTGTGCTATTGGGGTgtcattcctcctctccccctacctctacATATGCTCCTTCTGGGCCCCTCACCATGCCCTCGCCCAGGGGGGAAACACAGGTAAAGGTGGAGGATTAGGGAAATAATACATGGAAAATATATAGTTAACAAAATTATACATGAACATGTATCAGAGGTTTTTCTGTATAGGCTCAAGCCTGCTATATCTCACACAGGAAACCCTCTGTATGACTTATTTATGGGACGAGAGCTGAACCCGCAGATTGGAAGCTTCGATCTGAAATACTTTTGTGAGCTGAGACCAGGTCTGATTGGCTGGGTGAGTGGAAAATTATGACAACATTTTATCAAGTTAAATGTAAttgtgtagattttttttttttttttttaatctgatCCAACATACTCTCTTCCAATTAGGTGGTGATTAACCTTGGGATGCTGATGAAAGAGGTGGAGCTACGGGACTCTGCCTCACTGGCCATGATACTGGTCAACAGCTTCCAGCTGCTCTACGTGGCGGATGCTCTGTGGAATGAGGTGAGAGGAGGATGGTCCACAGGAACAGTCCACAGAAAATAACAGTGGTAGCAGAGTGATCTCCGATGATGATGCCAATTTAATTTGTGGTGGTACAGTACGAATGTATCATTGAGCCCTGAATGAATTCATTACGTTTCTGCAGTGCTGTATAATGTTTCATTTGAAAGTAGAATATGTAATATTGCAGGAGGCTGTACTAACCACCATGGAACATAGTGCATGATGGCTTTGGGTTTAGGTTAGCCGTTGGGGACCTGGCCTGGGTTCCTTTCACATACGGCATGCAGGCTGCCTTCCTGGTGGTGCACCCACAGTCCCTCAGTCCTCTAGGAGCCACAGCTATAGTCACATTGAATGGTAAATCAAGTTTCAAGGTGTGGGGTGGAGCAGTGTGAATGCTTCTTATTTTAATCATTTGAATATTTGGTGTATTGTATGTACCCTTATTCATGGATTGTAATTTTTTCTCTTCCTGTTTCCCTGGCATCTTCAGAAAATCCAACTCTCAGAAGAACCAATTCAGACCCTATGCATCCCAGTGTGGCATGTTGGTATTCAAATTGTTGATTAGAGTTCTGGTATCTCCTGGCAACATCCACACATTATTTGCTAATAAACTTTTCTTAAATCAGTTTAACAGTTTTGAGAGGATAGATAGAGTTTGGTCTTCTCTCTGGCGACAGCTTTATTAATGTCTGTTTCAAATTGTATTTTCCATAATGGATCGAAGTGCAGATATGAATACAATGGATGGTAGGAAGCACCACAGAGTAGAATCTGGGCCCATTAGAAAGAGCAGATGGAGTGTGAATAATTTGTAATCTGAGCTCTCTCAAATGACTGCCAAAACTGAAAAAAGACTATGTTCCCCCTGTGCCTTACTGTAGACCTGGAGACTATTGCCACAGCAACGGGGAAGCGCCTTTTGATGTCAGGCTGGTGGGGCCTCGTCCGCCACCCTAACTACATAGGAGACCTTCTCATGGCCCTGGCATGGTCCCTGCCGTGTGGTAAGTACCTAGAAAATACATAAGATCCTCTCTTGCAGCCACCCTGCACACGTGTCCATAACCAGTGGCTGTTCCGGAATAGAATGTCAGTGATACACTATCCCTCCTACTACCGACAGTATTCTGATTCCCATGTACTATGTCTTTCCTCAGGATTCAACCATTTTCTACCTTCTATGTCGTGTACTTCACTGACCtgctgactcaactccagccactttaataatgggaattgatgggaaatgatgtaaaatatatctctagccactttaaacaatgctacctaatatgtttacataccctacattattcatctcatatgtatacgtatatactgtactctatatcatctactgcatctttatgtaatacatgtatcactagccactttaactatgccactttgtttatatactcatctcatatgttatactgtactcaataccatctactgtatcttgcctatgccgctctgtaccatcactcattcatatatctttatgtacatattctttatccccttacacttgtgtctataaggtagtagttttggaattgttagctagattacttgttggttattactgcattgtcggaactagaagcacaagcatttcgctacactcgcattaacatctgctaaccatgtgtatgtgacaaataaaatgtgatttgatacaCGAGAGGCCCGTGATGAGAGGCACTGCAGGGCCAAGTATGGCCTGGCCTAGGACGCCTACTGCAGATGTGTGCCCTACAGGATATTCCCCTATGTCTACTGAGCTGGACCGGTCAGGGCAGAACCAGGGCCCAGGGACATGCAATAGGATAGCCAGCTTTGTTGTATAAAGTGAATGTTCTGAACCTCAACAGACTGGACGAACCGAAAACTAGTGAAATGCTGTCTTTTTTCTGTCATAAAGAATATGTACTTTAAACGTGAACACTGTGGAGAAAATGACACTTCTAACTGGATGAGTAGACAAGACAAGCTGACATACCAGCCCAGCAGCTTTAAGTTGTTCACAGTAGTGATGTCTGTCCTGTGAGTCTCTAACACAATTCATCTTGACCATCACCTTTTGTACTGATCTAGCCATACTTCCTCAAGATTGGACACTATGGGCCGGTTTCCCAGACAGATTAagtctagtcctggactaaaaaacatgctcaatagagaatctccattgaaagtgctttttagtcgAGAAGTAGGCTTAATCTCTGTCCGGGCAACCAGCCCAAAACTAAACTTCAAATTAATAGATTAGTCACATTAATCTGAAGTATATTCAAATTATCATGACAATTTATGCATGTATTGAAATTCAGGTAATGTTGGACAATTTCTTTTAGAATGACAGTGTAGGCCTATTTCTTTAATATTGATAACTGAAATGTAAGCCTTATTAGTTTACTTTACCTTTATTGCATAACTGAATTgtaattaaaaaacaaaacaataaacatgtcTCAATTGTAATTGCAGTTAgaatacatttttacaaaataGTATACAAATACCAGGCTTGCCCTGAAAACAAGATAATAAAGAGACTCATATTTACTTAACTGTCATAAAATACCAAAATGTTCTTAATCTATTTCTTTAATCAACACACCCTTCGCTTTTCCTCTTCCCTTCTTCCAGCTTTCTTcaactcttctcttctccttctgcaaagcactcctctcatcctccctcttccTGTGCTCTCTCCATAACCCAGCGGCCAGTCTTCTCACCTCCTGGGCATTGTCAGACACCCAAGCTTGAAAGAACTCACATTTCTTCCCCGCGAGGAAATACTTCTTTCTcatgtccccctcttctccctctttggGCAGAGCTGCCCTGGCTTGGGATAGCACCATACGGAGTTGGCTCAAAGCTGCCAAGGAGTATCCAACGGCATCCTGCTTACTTCTCCCAGTCAGAATATgagccacagcctccacagccctGGCTGGGGAACTGGGGTCCTCTCGGTCAAAGTAGCCCCCGGCCAAAATGGCTGCCTCCCCACCCTCAAGGGTCTCCTGGAGGGAGCTGAACACCCTGCCTGAGCTCAGGGCCTCGGACACAGTGAGAACCATTTGACAAAACTCCTGAGTTACGTCTGACTCGATGACACCATTGAACAGGCGTAGGGTGAAGGTGTAGCCAAACAGTGCATCGACCAAGCCATGGCGAACAAGAGGGGATGGATGGGATGACAAGGAGCTCAGAGGTGGGATTTTGACATTGATTGGAGGCACACCAGGGATTGATTTTGGCCCCTTAGCCTTGCTCGCCTCTTTTCTGTATTTTCCCTTACACTTTCTCTGTCCCTGCTCCTTCCCTGATTTACCCACACTCTCAAGTCTTTTCCCAGAATCCTTGACTTCATTATCCGCAATGACCACAATTTGACTTTCTGCCTCTCTTTTTTCACAACTGGATAAACCTGACACTTCTTCCTTCCGCAGACCCCCCCCCTGTCCTTCTTTATTTGTCTTCACTGTTTCTCTTGTCCTgctccctctctgttctgttgCATCATCTCCTTCTGGCTCGCCCATCTCCTCCTTCAGTACCTCCATCAGAGCTTTCTCCCCCTCCTCGTGCTGCTCCCACCACGGTCTCCACAGGGGGACCAGAGCTCCTACAGCGCCACCCTTCACCAGACTCCTAAACTTCTCCTTCTCCTGGCTGCTCAACAGGTCCCACAATGCCTCCTCAGAGAGAGCATCGATATCCAGCCCCAAGAGCCTGTCAGCCAAGTCTAGCTCCTCGGCGTCTTCAACCCCCTCATCGACGTCTCCAACATTTGCAGAAAACACCTGCCCTGCTTCTTCATCCGTGTCTCCTAACTCTTTGAGTTTGGTTAAAATCTCTTCAATCTCCTCCACATTCCCTTGCCCAGATGATTGAATCTCTGCTAACTTGGAGAGGAGGTCTAAAACCTGTGCTCTTTCCTTTGTCTCCTCACtacctcccatctcctcctctacgGTCTTTAAaacaccctccatccctccctctgccccatcTGCCATATGTCTCAGCCTTAACAGAATATCCTGCATCTTCttcctcccctcacactctgttTCTCCAATATCTTTCAGCTCCTGTAACACAGACTCCTTATAGAATTCCTCTGAGCACACAGAATGATTTGTACTCCGGTAGCATTCCAGGCCACAGTAAGGTACATTGCATCGTGGACAGGTGTAGTAAGAGAGTTTGCATAAGCACAGCCCACACACTTTGCTTTGTGTTGTGGCATCTGTATGGTCTGCATCTCCATCCTCTTTCCCAGTAGCTGGTGTCAGAAATTCACTGCTATTGGTGGTTCCTCTGGCAGGAAGCTCAATTCCATCTCTAGTGACAGTCTCAGGCTCTGTGTCAGGCCATTCACTGCAGTGGTGCTCATCCCTTGGTCCAATGTCGGTCAACAACTTCCGCACAGATGGAGGGATTCTCTGTCTAAGTATTGGATTCATGATTTTGGGTGGGCAAATTAGTTTCTACTTCTCATTGCATGCTGATGTAATTCTGTTGAGTGAAACGATGAACGTCCAATTTGCCTGAAAGGAAAGACAGATTTTACAACTCGAGTCCTCTCACAGAATTGAATGTAAGATATATTATAACTTGTTTCACTACTATGGCCGTACCTTTAGAAGCCTTCTCTGTACGTCGTCAGACACATGAAAATCCCAATACTTCAATATGTAGTACAGTAATAAAAAAAATTCATTTTAAAACTATCAAAGAACACAACATGTGCGACTAAGTATTTCGGACTAAACGTTGTTAAAACTCCTGCCGTAAATGGTTTCTGAGCTTGTCGCTATTGGATGACGTCTCCCCGTCGTAAAACGCTCGCAAAAACAAATAACTGCCAGACACGGAAGATCGTTTCCATTAGTTACCACAGCAAGAAAGTCCAAATGGGCTATTTCGTAATAATGTatgaaaacataaaaaaatatttttggtcttaatttgaTGTTATGGTTAGACATATGGTTAGAAATGTGGTTAACGCTAGGGTTAGGTTTCAAATCACATGTTAAGAAGGTTGTAGGgtgtatgactttgtggctgtggtaactagtgacggcCATAGAAACTGGATAATGAAATGAGCTGCATTTAAAAGTCACAGAAAACATCAGCATCTTTCGGAACATTTCCCTCAAGTTTAAATTCCCATGAAAAAAT
It contains:
- the znhit2 gene encoding zinc finger HIT domain-containing protein 2 is translated as MNPILRQRIPPSVRKLLTDIGPRDEHHCSEWPDTEPETVTRDGIELPARGTTNSSEFLTPATGKEDGDADHTDATTQSKVCGLCLCKLSYYTCPRCNVPYCGLECYRSTNHSVCSEEFYKESVLQELKDIGETECEGRKKMQDILLRLRHMADGAEGGMEGVLKTVEEEMGGSEETKERAQVLDLLSKLAEIQSSGQGNVEEIEEILTKLKELGDTDEEAGQVFSANVGDVDEGVEDAEELDLADRLLGLDIDALSEEALWDLLSSQEKEKFRSLVKGGAVGALVPLWRPWWEQHEEGEKALMEVLKEEMGEPEGDDATEQRGSRTRETVKTNKEGQGGGLRKEEVSGLSSCEKREAESQIVVIADNEVKDSGKRLESVGKSGKEQGQRKCKGKYRKEASKAKGPKSIPGVPPINVKIPPLSSLSSHPSPLVRHGLVDALFGYTFTLRLFNGVIESDVTQEFCQMVLTVSEALSSGRVFSSLQETLEGGEAAILAGGYFDREDPSSPARAVEAVAHILTGRSKQDAVGYSLAALSQLRMVLSQARAALPKEGEEGDMRKKYFLAGKKCEFFQAWVSDNAQEVRRLAAGLWREHRKREDERSALQKEKRRVEESWKKGRGKAKGVLIKEID